From one Gossypium hirsutum isolate 1008001.06 chromosome D08, Gossypium_hirsutum_v2.1, whole genome shotgun sequence genomic stretch:
- the LOC107900931 gene encoding phosphatidylinositol 4-phosphate 5-kinase 10, with translation MAESEEISASDLTDSQRYWIQYSRQQCLNLPSGSVTGFEWKDYCPKVFRLIQELENISNEYYMMLICSDETLRKVSSSVRAGNMFLLSKDNRFVIRTLRKSEVRVLLEMLPDYYNHLRKFRNTVLNKLYGAHVVKPVGGAKVYFVVVANIFKSDLLMHRCYDLKGSLQGRKVEKMRFREKILHKESDLDFLFYLEPLVRHRLLKQIKYDCAFLEAAGVMDYSLMLGLHVKGSPQGLLDAGRSRSAGSQGSVDSSSSTDSRRMSCDLLSRSELYSHRSSASSFRDSIDMGSELSFGDQWLPNSSNNSSFGEEMSARGVHVPKNGTANISSEESPKSRECYDVLLYFGIVDFFQNYSVIKRIEHAYKSLQFDRKMIAAVNPKAYSSRFQEFISDIFKADDTPSLPTELTNGCR, from the exons ATGGCAGAGTCAGAGGAGATTTCGGCTTCGGATTTAACAGATTCACAAAGATATTGGATTCAATATTCCAGGCAGCAGTGTCTTAATCTCCCTTCAGGATCAGTTACTGGGTTTGAATGGAAAGATTATTGTCCTAAAGTTTTCag GCTTATACAAGAGCTCGAAAATATCAGCAATGAATACTACATGATGTTAATTTGTAGTGACGAAACTCTAAGGAAGGTGTCTTCATCAGTGAGAGCTGGCAACATGTTCCTTTTGTCCAAGGACAACCGGTTTGTAATTAGAACACTACGCAAATCTGAAGTCAGG GTCCTCTTAGAAATGCTTCCAGACTACTATAACCATCTCAGAAAGTTTCGCAACACGGTCTTGAACAAGCTTTATGGTGCTCATGTCGTAAAGCCAGTTGGAGGTGCTAAG GTTTACTTTGTGGTTGTAGCAAACATATTCAAATCAGATTTATTGATGCACCGGTGTTATGACCTCAAAGGCTCATTACAAGGTCGAAAAGTTGAAAAAATGAGATTCCGAGAGAAAATTCTTCACAAGGAGTCggatcttgattttctcttttacCTTGAACCGCTGGTTCGGCATAGGCTTTTGAA GCAAATCAAGTATGATTGTGCTTTTCTCGAGGCTGCAGGTGTCATGGATTACAGTCTGATGCTTGGCTTACATGTAAAAGGATCACCCCAAG GTCTGTTGGATGCTGGACGCTCACGTTCTGCGGGCTCCCAAG GTTCTGTTGACAGTAGTTCTTCCACCGACAGCAGGAGAATGTCCTGTGACTTGTTGAGTCGAAGTGAGTTATACTCACATAGATCCTCTGCATCTTCATTTCGAG ATTCAATTGACATGGGGTCAGAATTGAGTTTTGGTGATCAATGGCTACCAAATAGCAG TAATAATTCTAGCTTTGGGGAAGAAATGTCTGCACGTGGTGTTCACGTACCGAAAAACGGAACTGCAAATATATCATCAGAAGAAAGTCCCAAGTCTCGGGAGTGTTATGATGTACTTTTGTATTTTGGAATAGTggattttttccaaaattacagTGTGATCAAGCGAATCGAGCACGCGTACAAGTCGTTGCAGTTCGACCGAAAGATGATTGCAGCTGTAAACCCGAAAGCATATTCGTCTCGGTTTCAAGAATTCATTAGTGACATATTTAAAGCGGACGACACGCCCAGTCTCCCCACCGAGCTCACAAATG GATGCAGATAA